Proteins found in one Triticum aestivum cultivar Chinese Spring chromosome 4D, IWGSC CS RefSeq v2.1, whole genome shotgun sequence genomic segment:
- the LOC123099197 gene encoding BAG family molecular chaperone regulator 6 isoform X2: MYPTNHYMDPYSSYYRHHAPYPYYPPPGWEAGHQQMPEPDCSPCRPPYRPWPYSASMNHSGLPESHSHSCCSHTYPPGYYSFRPPFPQEIPPPPPYYHGPFPPHHPNPYSPSYFGPLPPPYPVDQTPYSGYDKFKSHCCGCPNHVCHGDGGQKSNVKIEEHMPESNHKGADNNSSIIRNPNYQYPVMWLPSGDMKDNKGSGRSFEFPPQFFSKWFPQSGERTEDVKPADDSQKAKQLQWPLVWMPPGYGETKPEAKKEPKEIEQSPKNTQEDPPSPKIKIIPLSWFGNDSHDQKPAAREGSGEQNGRSSATSQTAGTERRHDTTVDGNCKTVPVVPEKPNSGNEPAISVVQEKPNSANEPATISVVPEKHGVEKKVHTCRTIPVMAQKESDEKKSYMGGNKEEKKAIIVQKEGENKKSNNVESTKAKPSKLPPVCLRVDPLPKKKSGNTSSRSSNQATQKVCEKVKDVKEAHGKNQETKLSEHQKEGKMPIKEKSSDEIATNTGPRNVTVLDASVKHAQEKQVSTSMTDQKVQPSVSAEAQENVSARSLQECDKNRKEDELKIRSEAPNLACEIKLSSPDAAVRIQSAYRGYHVRRWQPLEKLRKIKNVHKQMQDVEKQLQALEASSKQPTEKEHIAINETIMNLLLNLDTIQNLHPVVREARKSVARQLVCLQEKLDSLCKKLPAEPNHPKSEEASLTGVDGEQLPSSVNSNESMHDELSSEVALKLSQDGDSTEQKHQTEEPSTAKEEVQDEEKAAAAGECQGVPPTDVMPDAASSGLITEKKHQIEEPGILREECAEECSCQQQKDGEKGEESSTHHIEPLHYTPARQNCHTEESDQRVSRTTTEDGKTSMTTACMDSELAADNDGSAEGGQVQESAPVGISWLKHDAAPAEDQFKEPGAPSLHLEDEDSSVPSKAADPHENDPAIADDSIAIMTPADQQEESVDADMQKEVAETMVDSDKEPNGMGDAGNMDYVTGANAETTKQEKIGLVGPEATRQCDVSHMGDSALVEQQNEGGSAMENTVNDVIGVEPEAIALESRVAAIVEETEAVPLEIDGKTTENTLDDAAPLENRDKIMENTMNVAIGEDPEAAVPLEVEGKTIENTLNDAVGEEPEAVPLESRVKTMENTLNDAGCPSKTSAEPALPESRGDGAPCEHGGATVYANPNSKVPSESHGGEQKEQDDDGGKVDVSESLACAVGANSAVPAQEAGEPEEGAAEGAFPEEEEAAATAPATRDDGLKSSYDGNNTGVSDENQKLKEMLQKVLASGNDQMGVIAELSDKVKSLERKLAAHKRRRPKVRVQHRPARDATANDVH; this comes from the exons ATGTATCCAACAAATCACTACATGGATCCATACTCCTCATACTACAGGCATCATGCTCCCTATCCATATTACCCCCCTCCTGGCTGGGAGGCTGGGCACCAGCAGATGCCTGAACCGGACTGCTCGCCATGTCGGCCACCGTATCGCCCTTGGCCGTACAGTGCTAGCATGAATCACTCAGGCCTTCCAGAGTCCCACTCCCATAGCTGCTGCAGCCACACATACCCTCCTGGTTACTACAGTTTCAGACCCCCATTTCCCCAAGAGATTCCACCACCTCCTCCATACTACCATGGTCCATTTCCACCGCATCATCCGAACCCCTACTCGCCATCATACTTTGGCCCACTCCCACCACCTTACCCTGTTGATCAAACACCTTATAGTGGTTATGACAAGTTCAAGAGCCATTGCTGTGGGTGTCCGAACCATGTTTGCCATGGTGATGGAGGGCAGAAGAGCAACGTGAAAATCGAAGAACACATGCCTGAGAGTAACCACAAGGGTGCAGACAATAATTCCAGCATAATTCGAAACCCAAACTACCAGTACCCAGTGATGTGGTTACCGTCCGGTGACATGAAAGACAACAAGGGTAGTGGAAGAAGCTTTGAGTTTCCACCTCAGTTCTTCAGCAAGTGGTTTCCTCAGAGTGGAGAGAGGACAGAGGATGTGAAGCCAGCCGATGACAGTCAGAAGGCGAAACAACTTCAGTGGCCATTAGTTTGGATGCCACCAGGATATGGCGAGACCAAACCAGAAGCTAAAAAAGAGCCGAAGGAGATCGAGCAGAGTCCAAAGAACACGCAAGAAGATCCGCCTTCGCCGAAGATCAAGATTATTCCCCTGTCATGGTTTGGAAATGATAGTCATGATCAAAAGCCTGCCGCTAGGGAGGGCTCTGGAGAACAAAATGGAAGATCATCAGCGACGAGTCAGACTGCAGGCACGGAGCGTCGGCATGACACGACAGTGGATGGAAATTGCAAAACCGTCCCAGTTGTGCCCGAGAAACCAAACAGTGGAAATGAACCTGCTATTTCAGTTGTGCAGGAGAAACCAAACAGTGCGAATGAACCTGCTACTATTTCAGTTGTGCCGGAGAAACATGGTGTTGAGAAGAAGGTTCATACCTGCAGGACCATCCCGGTTATGGCTCAGAAAGAGAGTGATGAGAAGAAGTCCTACATGGGTGGAAACAAAGAGGAAAAGAAGGCCATCATTGTTCAGAAGGAGGGAGAAAATAAGAAAAGCAACAATGTTGAATCAACAAAGGCTAAGCCTTCAAAATTACCCCCCGTATGCTTGCGAGTGGATCCTCTGCCAAAGAAGAAATCAGGAAACACATCTTCAAGGTCATCCAACCAAGCAACCCAGAAGGTTTGTGAAAAAGTGAAGGATGTGAAAGAGGCCCATGGCAAGAACCAGGAGACAAAGCTATCAGAACATCAGAAAGAGGGTAAGATGCCGATTAAAGAGAAATCGTCTGATGAGATTGCCACAAATACAGGACCTAGGAATGTGACAGTGCTAGATGCTTCTGTGAAGCATGCGCAAGAGAAACAAGTTTCGACAAGCATGACTGATCAGAAGGTGCAACCTAGTGTCAGTGCTGAAGCGCAAGAAAATGTCAGTGCGAGGAGCTTGCAGGAGTGTGACAAAAACCGAAAGGAGGATGAGTTGAAGATCCGAAGTGAAGCTCCAAATTTAGCCTGCGAAATCAAGTTATCATCACCAGATGCCGCTGTTCGTATTCAGTCTGCATACAGAGGGTACCATGTACGAAGATGGCAACCTTTGGAGAAACTACGGAAGATCAAGAATGTACATAAACAGATGCAAGATGTGGAGAAGCAGCTGCAGGCCCTCGAAGCTTCTTCAAAGCAGCCGACGGAGAAAGAGCACATCGCTATTAATGAGACCATCATGAATTTGCTTCTGAACCTTGACACCATTCAG AACTTGCATCCAGTTGTGAGGGAGGCTAGGAAGTCTGTTGCTCGACAGCTAGTTTGTTTGCAGGAGAAGCTTGACTCTTTGTGCAAGAAACTGCCTGCTGAACCAAATCACCCTAAGAGTGAGGAAGCAAGTCTCACAGGAGTGGATGGGGAACAATTGCCTTCCTCAGTTAACTCCAACGAGTCTATGCACGATGAACTTTCATCGGAAGTTGCCTTGAAGTTGAGCCAAGATGGAGATTCTACTGAACAGAAACATCAGACGGAGGAACCAAGTACTGCAAAAGAAGAAGTGCAAGATGAA GAGAAAGCTGCAGCAGCTGGTGAATGTCAAGGAGTACCACCGACGGATGTCATGCCTGATGCAGCTTCATCAGGACTTATCACTGAGAAGAAGCACCAAATTGAAGAGCCAGGCATTTTGAGGGAAGAATGTGCTGAAGAA TGTTCATGTCAGCAGCAGAAAGATGGAGAGAAGGGTGAAGAATCATCAACGCACCACATCGAGCCATTGCATTATACACCTGCTAGGCAAAACTGCCACACTGAAGAATCAGATCAAAGGGTTTCTCGTACTACAACTGAGGATGGCAAAACTTCAATGACTACAGCATGTATGGACAGTGAATTGGCTGCTGATAAT GACGGTTCGGCAGAAGGGGGTCAGGTGCAGGAATCTGCTCCCGTTGGTATCTCGTGGCTGAAACATGATGCTGCCCCTGCTGAAGACCAGTTCAAAGAACCAGGTGCTCCATCCCTTCATCTGGAGGATGAGGATTCTTCTGTGCCTTCAAAAGCTGCAGATCCACATGAAAATGATCCAGCCATTGCAGATGACTCCATAGCAATCATGACTCCAGCAGATCAACAAGAAGAGTCCGTCGATGCCGACATGCAGAAAGAAGTTGCAGAGACCATGGTTGATTCAGACAAAGAACCAAATGGAATGGGCGATGCCGGTAACATGGACTACGTTACCGGTGCAAATGCAGAGACCACAAAGCAAGAAAAAATTGGTTTGGTAGGACCAGAAGCGACAAGGCAATGTGATGTTTCTCATATGGGCGATTCAGCCCTTGTGGAGCAGCAAAATGAAGGTGGCTCTGCCATGGAAAATACTGTGAATGATGTCATTGGAGTGGAGCCTGAAGCCATTGCATTGGAAAGCAGAGTCGCTGCCATTGTAGAGGAGACTGAAGCTGTACCATTGGAAATCGATGGCAAGACCACCGAAAATACTCTGGATGATGCCGCACCATTGGAGAACAGAGACAAAATCATGGAAAATACTATGAATGTTGCAATTGGAGAGGACCCTGAAGCTGCTGTACCACTGGAAGTCGAAGGCAAGACCATTGAAAATACTCTGAATGATGCAGTTGGAGAGGAGCCTGAAGCCGTACCACTGGAAAGCAGAGTCAAGACCATGGAAAATACACTGAACGACGCAGGATGTCCGAGTAAAACGAGTGCTGAACCTGCCCTGCCTGAAAGTAGAGGCGACGGAGCACCATGTGAACACGGCGGTGCAACGGTTTACGCCAATCCTAACTCCAAGGTGCCTTCGGAGAGCCATGGTGGCGAGCAGAAGGAGCAGGATGATGATGGAGGTAAAGTAGATGTTTCTGAATCTCTAGCATGTGCAGTAGGAGCAAATTCTGCTGTACCTGCACAAGAAGCAGGCGAGCCGGAAGAAGGTGCTGCTGAAGGAGCATttccagaggaagaagaagcagcggcTACGGCCCCTGCGACTCGCGATGATGGCCTGAAGAGCAGCTACGACGGCAACAACACAGGAGTGAGCGACGAGAACCAGAAGCTCAAGGAGATGCTGCAGAAGGTGCTCGCGTCCGGGAACGACCAGATGGGGGTCATCGCGGAGCTGAGCGACAAGGTGAAGTCGCTGGAGAGGAAGCTCGCGGCGCACAAGAGGAGGAGGCCCAAGGTGAGGGTGCAGCACCGGCCGGCCAGGGACGCAACGGCCAACGACGTGCACTGA
- the LOC123099197 gene encoding BAG family molecular chaperone regulator 6 isoform X1, whose protein sequence is MYPTNHYMDPYSSYYRHHAPYPYYPPPGWEAGHQQMPEPDCSPCRPPYRPWPYSASMNHSGLPESHSHSCCSHTYPPGYYSFRPPFPQEIPPPPPYYHGPFPPHHPNPYSPSYFGPLPPPYPVDQTPYSGYDKFKSHCCGCPNHVCHGDGGQKSNVKIEEHMPESNHKGADNNSSIIRNPNYQYPVMWLPSGDMKDNKGSGRSFEFPPQFFSKWFPQSGERTEDVKPADDSQKAKQLQWPLVWMPPGYGETKPEAKKEPKEIEQSPKNTQEDPPSPKIKIIPLSWFGNDSHDQKPAAREGSGEQNGRSSATSQTAGTERRHDTTVDGNCKTVPVVPEKPNSGNEPAISVVQEKPNSANEPATISVVPEKHGVEKKVHTCRTIPVMAQKESDEKKSYMGGNKEEKKAIIVQKEGENKKSNNVESTKAKPSKLPPVCLRVDPLPKKKSGNTSSRSSNQATQKVCEKVKDVKEAHGKNQETKLSEHQKEGKMPIKEKSSDEIATNTGPRNVTVLDASVKHAQEKQVSTSMTDQKVQPSVSAEAQENVSARSLQECDKNRKEDELKIRSEAPNLACEIKLSSPDAAVRIQSAYRGYHVRRWQPLEKLRKIKNVHKQMQDVEKQLQALEASSKQPTEKEHIAINETIMNLLLNLDTIQNLHPVVREARKSVARQLVCLQEKLDSLCKKLPAEPNHPKSEEASLTGVDGEQLPSSVNSNESMHDELSSEVALKLSQDGDSTEQKHQTEEPSTAKEEVQDEEKAAAAGECQGVPPTDVMPDAASSGLITEKKHQIEEPGILREECAEECSCQQQKDGEKGEESSTHHIEPLHYTPARQNCHTEESDQRVSRTTTEDGKTSMTTACMDSELAADNQDGSAEGGQVQESAPVGISWLKHDAAPAEDQFKEPGAPSLHLEDEDSSVPSKAADPHENDPAIADDSIAIMTPADQQEESVDADMQKEVAETMVDSDKEPNGMGDAGNMDYVTGANAETTKQEKIGLVGPEATRQCDVSHMGDSALVEQQNEGGSAMENTVNDVIGVEPEAIALESRVAAIVEETEAVPLEIDGKTTENTLDDAAPLENRDKIMENTMNVAIGEDPEAAVPLEVEGKTIENTLNDAVGEEPEAVPLESRVKTMENTLNDAGCPSKTSAEPALPESRGDGAPCEHGGATVYANPNSKVPSESHGGEQKEQDDDGGKVDVSESLACAVGANSAVPAQEAGEPEEGAAEGAFPEEEEAAATAPATRDDGLKSSYDGNNTGVSDENQKLKEMLQKVLASGNDQMGVIAELSDKVKSLERKLAAHKRRRPKVRVQHRPARDATANDVH, encoded by the exons ATGTATCCAACAAATCACTACATGGATCCATACTCCTCATACTACAGGCATCATGCTCCCTATCCATATTACCCCCCTCCTGGCTGGGAGGCTGGGCACCAGCAGATGCCTGAACCGGACTGCTCGCCATGTCGGCCACCGTATCGCCCTTGGCCGTACAGTGCTAGCATGAATCACTCAGGCCTTCCAGAGTCCCACTCCCATAGCTGCTGCAGCCACACATACCCTCCTGGTTACTACAGTTTCAGACCCCCATTTCCCCAAGAGATTCCACCACCTCCTCCATACTACCATGGTCCATTTCCACCGCATCATCCGAACCCCTACTCGCCATCATACTTTGGCCCACTCCCACCACCTTACCCTGTTGATCAAACACCTTATAGTGGTTATGACAAGTTCAAGAGCCATTGCTGTGGGTGTCCGAACCATGTTTGCCATGGTGATGGAGGGCAGAAGAGCAACGTGAAAATCGAAGAACACATGCCTGAGAGTAACCACAAGGGTGCAGACAATAATTCCAGCATAATTCGAAACCCAAACTACCAGTACCCAGTGATGTGGTTACCGTCCGGTGACATGAAAGACAACAAGGGTAGTGGAAGAAGCTTTGAGTTTCCACCTCAGTTCTTCAGCAAGTGGTTTCCTCAGAGTGGAGAGAGGACAGAGGATGTGAAGCCAGCCGATGACAGTCAGAAGGCGAAACAACTTCAGTGGCCATTAGTTTGGATGCCACCAGGATATGGCGAGACCAAACCAGAAGCTAAAAAAGAGCCGAAGGAGATCGAGCAGAGTCCAAAGAACACGCAAGAAGATCCGCCTTCGCCGAAGATCAAGATTATTCCCCTGTCATGGTTTGGAAATGATAGTCATGATCAAAAGCCTGCCGCTAGGGAGGGCTCTGGAGAACAAAATGGAAGATCATCAGCGACGAGTCAGACTGCAGGCACGGAGCGTCGGCATGACACGACAGTGGATGGAAATTGCAAAACCGTCCCAGTTGTGCCCGAGAAACCAAACAGTGGAAATGAACCTGCTATTTCAGTTGTGCAGGAGAAACCAAACAGTGCGAATGAACCTGCTACTATTTCAGTTGTGCCGGAGAAACATGGTGTTGAGAAGAAGGTTCATACCTGCAGGACCATCCCGGTTATGGCTCAGAAAGAGAGTGATGAGAAGAAGTCCTACATGGGTGGAAACAAAGAGGAAAAGAAGGCCATCATTGTTCAGAAGGAGGGAGAAAATAAGAAAAGCAACAATGTTGAATCAACAAAGGCTAAGCCTTCAAAATTACCCCCCGTATGCTTGCGAGTGGATCCTCTGCCAAAGAAGAAATCAGGAAACACATCTTCAAGGTCATCCAACCAAGCAACCCAGAAGGTTTGTGAAAAAGTGAAGGATGTGAAAGAGGCCCATGGCAAGAACCAGGAGACAAAGCTATCAGAACATCAGAAAGAGGGTAAGATGCCGATTAAAGAGAAATCGTCTGATGAGATTGCCACAAATACAGGACCTAGGAATGTGACAGTGCTAGATGCTTCTGTGAAGCATGCGCAAGAGAAACAAGTTTCGACAAGCATGACTGATCAGAAGGTGCAACCTAGTGTCAGTGCTGAAGCGCAAGAAAATGTCAGTGCGAGGAGCTTGCAGGAGTGTGACAAAAACCGAAAGGAGGATGAGTTGAAGATCCGAAGTGAAGCTCCAAATTTAGCCTGCGAAATCAAGTTATCATCACCAGATGCCGCTGTTCGTATTCAGTCTGCATACAGAGGGTACCATGTACGAAGATGGCAACCTTTGGAGAAACTACGGAAGATCAAGAATGTACATAAACAGATGCAAGATGTGGAGAAGCAGCTGCAGGCCCTCGAAGCTTCTTCAAAGCAGCCGACGGAGAAAGAGCACATCGCTATTAATGAGACCATCATGAATTTGCTTCTGAACCTTGACACCATTCAG AACTTGCATCCAGTTGTGAGGGAGGCTAGGAAGTCTGTTGCTCGACAGCTAGTTTGTTTGCAGGAGAAGCTTGACTCTTTGTGCAAGAAACTGCCTGCTGAACCAAATCACCCTAAGAGTGAGGAAGCAAGTCTCACAGGAGTGGATGGGGAACAATTGCCTTCCTCAGTTAACTCCAACGAGTCTATGCACGATGAACTTTCATCGGAAGTTGCCTTGAAGTTGAGCCAAGATGGAGATTCTACTGAACAGAAACATCAGACGGAGGAACCAAGTACTGCAAAAGAAGAAGTGCAAGATGAA GAGAAAGCTGCAGCAGCTGGTGAATGTCAAGGAGTACCACCGACGGATGTCATGCCTGATGCAGCTTCATCAGGACTTATCACTGAGAAGAAGCACCAAATTGAAGAGCCAGGCATTTTGAGGGAAGAATGTGCTGAAGAA TGTTCATGTCAGCAGCAGAAAGATGGAGAGAAGGGTGAAGAATCATCAACGCACCACATCGAGCCATTGCATTATACACCTGCTAGGCAAAACTGCCACACTGAAGAATCAGATCAAAGGGTTTCTCGTACTACAACTGAGGATGGCAAAACTTCAATGACTACAGCATGTATGGACAGTGAATTGGCTGCTGATAAT CAGGACGGTTCGGCAGAAGGGGGTCAGGTGCAGGAATCTGCTCCCGTTGGTATCTCGTGGCTGAAACATGATGCTGCCCCTGCTGAAGACCAGTTCAAAGAACCAGGTGCTCCATCCCTTCATCTGGAGGATGAGGATTCTTCTGTGCCTTCAAAAGCTGCAGATCCACATGAAAATGATCCAGCCATTGCAGATGACTCCATAGCAATCATGACTCCAGCAGATCAACAAGAAGAGTCCGTCGATGCCGACATGCAGAAAGAAGTTGCAGAGACCATGGTTGATTCAGACAAAGAACCAAATGGAATGGGCGATGCCGGTAACATGGACTACGTTACCGGTGCAAATGCAGAGACCACAAAGCAAGAAAAAATTGGTTTGGTAGGACCAGAAGCGACAAGGCAATGTGATGTTTCTCATATGGGCGATTCAGCCCTTGTGGAGCAGCAAAATGAAGGTGGCTCTGCCATGGAAAATACTGTGAATGATGTCATTGGAGTGGAGCCTGAAGCCATTGCATTGGAAAGCAGAGTCGCTGCCATTGTAGAGGAGACTGAAGCTGTACCATTGGAAATCGATGGCAAGACCACCGAAAATACTCTGGATGATGCCGCACCATTGGAGAACAGAGACAAAATCATGGAAAATACTATGAATGTTGCAATTGGAGAGGACCCTGAAGCTGCTGTACCACTGGAAGTCGAAGGCAAGACCATTGAAAATACTCTGAATGATGCAGTTGGAGAGGAGCCTGAAGCCGTACCACTGGAAAGCAGAGTCAAGACCATGGAAAATACACTGAACGACGCAGGATGTCCGAGTAAAACGAGTGCTGAACCTGCCCTGCCTGAAAGTAGAGGCGACGGAGCACCATGTGAACACGGCGGTGCAACGGTTTACGCCAATCCTAACTCCAAGGTGCCTTCGGAGAGCCATGGTGGCGAGCAGAAGGAGCAGGATGATGATGGAGGTAAAGTAGATGTTTCTGAATCTCTAGCATGTGCAGTAGGAGCAAATTCTGCTGTACCTGCACAAGAAGCAGGCGAGCCGGAAGAAGGTGCTGCTGAAGGAGCATttccagaggaagaagaagcagcggcTACGGCCCCTGCGACTCGCGATGATGGCCTGAAGAGCAGCTACGACGGCAACAACACAGGAGTGAGCGACGAGAACCAGAAGCTCAAGGAGATGCTGCAGAAGGTGCTCGCGTCCGGGAACGACCAGATGGGGGTCATCGCGGAGCTGAGCGACAAGGTGAAGTCGCTGGAGAGGAAGCTCGCGGCGCACAAGAGGAGGAGGCCCAAGGTGAGGGTGCAGCACCGGCCGGCCAGGGACGCAACGGCCAACGACGTGCACTGA